The sequence CGGGAAGCCCGCGCGCTCGTGTCTGACGCTGGCCTGCGAGGCCGAGGGCCGGGAGGTCCTCACCATCGAGGGTCTGGCCGAGACCTGGCCGGGCCGGGCGCAGGAGGAGCTCCACCCGGTCCAGGAGGCCTTCGTGGAGCGCCACGGCATCCAGTGCGGCTTCTGCAGCCCGGGCATGATTCTCACCGCGGTGGCGCTCCTGGACGAGACCCCCCGGCCCACCGAGGCCCAGGTCCGCCACGCCCTCTCGGGGCAGGTGTGCCGCTGCACCGGCTACGCCAAGATCGTGGACTCGGTGCTGGCCGCGGCCGAGCGCCTCCAGGAGGTGAAGCCGTGAAGCCGGGCCGCACCATCGGCAAGAGCCTCCCCCGCCGGGACGCCCGGCTCAAGGCCACCGGCGAGGCCCGCTACACGGCGGACGTGAGCCTGCCCTACATGCTCCACGCCGCGGTGCTGCGAAGTCCCCACCCCCACGCCCGCATCCTCAAGCTCGACGCGACGCCGGCGCTGGCGCTCCCCGGGGTCAAGGCCGTCGTCAC comes from Thermodesulfobacteriota bacterium and encodes:
- a CDS encoding (2Fe-2S)-binding protein, translating into MSRPRKLPIQLQVNGTAHELLVAPERTLLEVLREDLGLTGAKEGCGVGACGTCTVLLDGKPARSCLTLACEAEGREVLTIEGLAETWPGRAQEELHPVQEAFVERHGIQCGFCSPGMILTAVALLDETPRPTEAQVRHALSGQVCRCTGYAKIVDSVLAAAERLQEVKP